CGGATTAGATGCGGTACTCGCGTCCCTGCAAGAGCAAGGGATTTATCGCGTTGTGCAAACCGGTAATCTATCTGCAGACGGATCGGGCTTGAAAGAAATCATTGCGCTGCTGCGCCGCCGCGATGTGTTGGTTGTGCAGGGCAAGTATGATCGCGAGCTGCTTCGGCGCTGTCGCGCAGGAAATAAAGCAACCCCTTCGTCCCAACAAGCGCCGCCCCTTAGTCCTGTTGAGAACGCATCCATCACCTTCTTGGCAGACCTACGCAGGAAGGAAGTCTTCGTTGAAGAGGGGTTGCGCATCTTGCTTTGTCATGGTTCTGTGA
This genomic stretch from Candidatus Hydrogenedentota bacterium harbors:
- a CDS encoding metallophosphoesterase family protein, with the protein product MYFAVIGDILSNFVGLDAVLASLQEQGIYRVVQTGNLSADGSGLKEIIALLRRRDVLVVQGKYDRELLRRCRAGNKATPSSQQAPPLSPVENASITFLADLRRKEVFVEEGLRILLCHGSVNSAGMILDSQTPRSVYQRQREQESAQIIISGGAASHFNCTVDQTLFIIPGTLTTANGDLRYTLVDTEVLPIAAKNITMSLP